The genome window AAATTATGTATATCGTAAGCCGAAATATCAAATATACCTTCGATAACAGCCTTATGATTTTCATCTTTTACAGAACGAGAATCGGCTCTTTGGCCCAATATAAGGGATAATGCTCCCAAAATAATCGATTTACCCGCGCCTGTCTCTCCGGTTATAACCGAAAATTCCGAAAAAAAATCGATTTCGAGAGAATCGATAAGGGCAAAATTACGGATAGATAATTTTTTAATCATTGCAGACGGGATTATTATTTTTCTTTTCTTATTTCCTGCAAACGGGCTCCTTGTGTAGGATATATACCGCTAAGAACTTTATATACTTCTTCTTTCTCCTCTTTTGGTGCTTTCGAATAAATATTTACCAACTCATCGAGTTTCGTATCACTGAAGAAAGGCAATAATACCGTAGTGGAGGCAGCACTATAAAGGTCTTGTATTTTTTTTACGGCTTCAGTTATTTTAGCTCGTCCCTTATCCACGCTTAAAGCCATCTCATCTAATCCCTGCCTGTGATACATATACCAAAGTTCTCTGAATACAGCCGTTCTCTGATCGGTAAACGCCGTAACTAAAGCATGCCGGTTTCGGGTATTATCAAATGCTTTCCATCCCGACTCCATCGAAGACTGTCCCATATTTACCACATGTTCGGCTTTTTGGTAAAAATAATCTCCACCTTTTGGCGAAAAACTATCGAAATCGATACCCAAAATCATATAACAATAAAAATCGAGAACAGCCGTCAAATTGCTTTCAATCGTATTTTCATTATATATCAACGGCTCGAACTCCTGATAATTGAATTCAAACTCGTTGTCTTTAAAATTCATTGTAGTAGTCGTGTAAGAAGCATTATAAACCGGCCTTTTAGCCTGTATTTGCAAGTTACATTTATACCGGTTATCATTTACTTCATTCACCGTAATTACCATACTACATTCGATCATCTCCGAATTGGATATCTGCGCTTCACTCCATTTACGATTATTGATATACTCGGTAATAGCCTGCTGCAACGTATTAAAAACCTGTTTATTAGTTCCCTGAATCTTATCACTGTTGATCTGAACAGTGCATTTCAGTTCCTGAGAAAGAACAGGCCATGTTACCACCCCTAATAAAAAACAGATAATAATTAAAAATCGTCGCATAAATATTTTTTACATAGTTCAATGCATTATCGCTTCGAGAAAATCTATGATATCTGCCGCTACCGCAGCTTTCGATTTCATTTCATACTCCCGTTTTTCTCCATCGATACCGAAAATCGTTATCTTATTGGTATCGCACCTGAAACCGGCTCCTTTATCCTGTAATGAATTGAGGACGATAAAATCGAGATTTTTCCTACGCATTTTTTCCTGCGCATTAAATACCTCGTTGTGTGTCTCCAATGCAAAACCGATCAATTTTTGTTCAGGTTTCTTTATTTCACCCAAAGCAGCAGCAATATCGCGGGTAGGCTTCAATGCAATGGACAACTCCTCTCCAGTCCGCTTTATTTTAACATCCGCTGTCGATGCAGGTGTAAAGTCTGCTACTGCAGCACACATAATTCCTACCGATGCATTTTTAAACGCTTCCACTGTTTCCCGAAACATTTCTTCAGCCGTTTCCACATCGACACGTCGAATCGAAGAATTATGGGAGTTCAAAGAAACCGGACCCGCTATTAGCGTAACCTCCGCTCCTCTTTCGGCACATTCTTCGGCAAGAGCAAAACCCATCTTTCCCGAAGAATAATTACCTATAAAACGTACAGGATCTATTTTCTCGTATGTAGGACCAGCTGTTATTACAATTTTTTCACCTGTAAGCGATTTTTTTTTCGAAAAAAAATCTTCAAGTACAGTTACGATACGATCCGGTTCTTCCATACGGCCCTTGCCGCACAAATGACTGGCTAATTCACCTTCTGCTGGTTCGATAATATGATTTCCATACGATTTCAACAAGTCGATATTCCGCCGTGTAGAAGGATGAGCAAACATATCGAGGTCCATCGCAGGAGCTACAAATACCGGGGCTTTACTCGACAGATAAGTCGTTATAAGCATATTATCGGCGATACCATTCGCCATCTTTCCTATCGTACTGGCCGTTGCCGGAGCAATGACCATTGCATCGGCCCATAAACCCAAATCGACATGACTATGCCAAGTTCCGTCATTAGCCGTAAAAAATTCACTGATTACAGGTTTCCCCGTAAGAGCCGATAACGTTACCGGCGTGATAAATTCTTTTCCTGCAGGTGTCATAACCACCTGCACTTCGGCCCCTTTTTTTACCAAAGCACGCACAAGATAAGCCGCTTTATAAGCTGCTATGCTTCCGGTTATACCCAACACGATTTTTTTCCCTTTCATCATATCGGCACACTTTTTCGGTCAAAAAATCCGCAAATGATATTCCCTGTTTCTTCTCAGTATTGCTCATCAAGAAACATATGGCCCATCATCTGCGGATCCCTCTCCGTATTTATTTTTTTAATTCCCTTAATTTTATATTCGTAATTACGTTTTTCGTATTCAACGTAAAATCACCCTGCATCATCCAACCGTAATACCCGATATCGGTTTTAAATACCTCAGCGACAGAACGGCCTTTGTATTTACCGAAATTAAAAATTTCTACCCCATTATCATCATAAACGATACGACCGGCAAAATCTGCATTTTTATTATGAGTCGAAAATTCGGCAAGTTTTCCCATATCATTCTCCAAATCGGGATACCGATCGAGCTGTGACTTTAAAACTTCATAAGTCGCTCGTGTATCGGCTTCTGCCGTATGAGCATTTTCGAGGCTTTGGTTACAATAAAACTTATAAGCCGCCGATAAAGTACGCTGTTCCATCTTATGGAAGATAGTCTGTACATCGATCAGTTTCCGCTTCGAAAGGTCGATATCTACACCGGCCCTCAAAAGCTCCTCAACCAATAAAGGAATATCGAAACGATTCGAATTAAAACCGGCAAGATCGCATCCCTCTATATCCTTAGCGATATTCTTAGCGACTTCCTTAAACGTGGGACAATCTGCGACATCTTCGTCGGATATCCTGTGTACGGCTGTCGATTCGGGGGGAATAGGCACTCCCGGATTAATTCGTAAAGTTTTACTCTCCTCTTTCCCGTTAGGATATACTTTAAGATAACTTATCTCGACGATGTGATCCGTTGCGATATTCACACCCGTCGTTTCCAGATCGAAAAAAACGATCGGATTTTTCAGGTTAAGCTGCATTTTTTTCGGTTATTTTCCTACATTAAAAATCGGTAAGCATCATAGGCATCAACAACATCAGCAAATCTTCATTGGGCTGATTCTCGATCGGCAATATCAATCCGGCACGTGAAGGGTCGGATAACTCGATAGAAACCTCTTGTGACGAGATATTGTTGAGTATTTCGATCAGATAGGTAGATTTAAATCCTATTCCCATCGCATCACCGGTATAATTGCAAGAAACGGTTTCTTCTGCCGAAGTTGAAAAATCGATATCCTGAGCCGAGACCTGCATCTGATTATCCTGTAACTGAAGCTTAACTAAATTGCTGGCCTGATTGGAGAACACCGAAACACGACGGAGAACATTCATGAACTGGGCCCGGTCCACAATAAGACGATTGGGATTATTCTGAGGAATTACCGATGCATAATTAGGATAACGACCCTCTATCAAACGACAATTCAGAATAAAGTTAGAAAGCGTGAAGCATGCGTTTTTATCATCAAAAGTTATCGTTACATCGCCAGACTCTTTCGGAAGAATACTTTTCAATAAATTCGCCGGTTTTTTAGGCAAAATAAATGAAGCCGTAAGCCCTGCATGCACCGCATCATTTTTACAACGTACCAGCTTATGACTATCCGAGGCTACAAAAACAATATCTTCAGGGTGAATATCGATACAGATACCGTTCATAATAGGGCGTAACTCATCGTCGGCAGTAGCAAAAATCGTGCGATTGATACCGTTTAATAAAATCTGAGAACTGATTGTAAATGTTTTAGCATCGGAAGAAAGAGGTTGTTTTTGTGGATACTCTTCTCCATTTACCCCGATAAAATTGTATTTTCCGTTCTGGAAATATAGGAAGATCTCCAGATTTTCATCGTTTATTTCAAAAGTCAACGGTTGATCGGGCAATTCTTTCAAAGGCTCGAGTAAAATCTTTGCCGAAACAGCAAACAAACCGTCTCCCTCTGCTTCAATAACCTCGAGATCGGTTACCATAGTCGTTTCCTGATCGGATGCAGTCATCGTAAGTTTATTTCCTTCGAGACGAAAAAGGAA of Coprobacter tertius contains these proteins:
- a CDS encoding DUF4835 family protein, translated to MRRFLIIICFLLGVVTWPVLSQELKCTVQINSDKIQGTNKQVFNTLQQAITEYINNRKWSEAQISNSEMIECSMVITVNEVNDNRYKCNLQIQAKRPVYNASYTTTTMNFKDNEFEFNYQEFEPLIYNENTIESNLTAVLDFYCYMILGIDFDSFSPKGGDYFYQKAEHVVNMGQSSMESGWKAFDNTRNRHALVTAFTDQRTAVFRELWYMYHRQGLDEMALSVDKGRAKITEAVKKIQDLYSAASTTVLLPFFSDTKLDELVNIYSKAPKEEKEEVYKVLSGIYPTQGARLQEIRKEK
- the coaBC gene encoding bifunctional phosphopantothenoylcysteine decarboxylase/phosphopantothenate--cysteine ligase CoaBC, encoding MKGKKIVLGITGSIAAYKAAYLVRALVKKGAEVQVVMTPAGKEFITPVTLSALTGKPVISEFFTANDGTWHSHVDLGLWADAMVIAPATASTIGKMANGIADNMLITTYLSSKAPVFVAPAMDLDMFAHPSTRRNIDLLKSYGNHIIEPAEGELASHLCGKGRMEEPDRIVTVLEDFFSKKKSLTGEKIVITAGPTYEKIDPVRFIGNYSSGKMGFALAEECAERGAEVTLIAGPVSLNSHNSSIRRVDVETAEEMFRETVEAFKNASVGIMCAAVADFTPASTADVKIKRTGEELSIALKPTRDIAAALGEIKKPEQKLIGFALETHNEVFNAQEKMRRKNLDFIVLNSLQDKGAGFRCDTNKITIFGIDGEKREYEMKSKAAVAADIIDFLEAIMH
- a CDS encoding 3'-5' exonuclease, which produces MQLNLKNPIVFFDLETTGVNIATDHIVEISYLKVYPNGKEESKTLRINPGVPIPPESTAVHRISDEDVADCPTFKEVAKNIAKDIEGCDLAGFNSNRFDIPLLVEELLRAGVDIDLSKRKLIDVQTIFHKMEQRTLSAAYKFYCNQSLENAHTAEADTRATYEVLKSQLDRYPDLENDMGKLAEFSTHNKNADFAGRIVYDDNGVEIFNFGKYKGRSVAEVFKTDIGYYGWMMQGDFTLNTKNVITNIKLRELKK
- the dnaN gene encoding DNA polymerase III subunit beta, encoding MKFIVSSTALLSHLQAISRVINSKNSMAILDNFLFRLEGNKLTMTASDQETTMVTDLEVIEAEGDGLFAVSAKILLEPLKELPDQPLTFEINDENLEIFLYFQNGKYNFIGVNGEEYPQKQPLSSDAKTFTISSQILLNGINRTIFATADDELRPIMNGICIDIHPEDIVFVASDSHKLVRCKNDAVHAGLTASFILPKKPANLLKSILPKESGDVTITFDDKNACFTLSNFILNCRLIEGRYPNYASVIPQNNPNRLIVDRAQFMNVLRRVSVFSNQASNLVKLQLQDNQMQVSAQDIDFSTSAEETVSCNYTGDAMGIGFKSTYLIEILNNISSQEVSIELSDPSRAGLILPIENQPNEDLLMLLMPMMLTDF